In Lachnospiraceae bacterium, one DNA window encodes the following:
- a CDS encoding TfoX/Sxy family protein — MASSKSYLDFVLEQLSDLEEITYRAMMGEYIIYYRGKIVGGIYDDRLLVKPVKAAFSYIPQAVYELPYEGTKEMLLVEDVDQKEFLTGLFRAMYEELPAPKKRK; from the coding sequence ATGGCATCCAGTAAAAGTTATTTGGATTTTGTATTGGAACAATTGTCTGATTTAGAGGAGATCACCTACCGGGCCATGATGGGAGAGTACATTATTTATTACCGGGGGAAGATCGTAGGTGGTATTTACGATGATCGTCTGCTTGTAAAGCCTGTAAAAGCCGCATTTTCTTATATACCCCAGGCTGTTTATGAATTACCTTATGAAGGGACTAAAGAGATGCTGTTGGTAGAGGATGTGGATCAGAAGGAATTTCTTACAGGACTATTTAGGGCAATGTATGAAGAG
- a CDS encoding methylated-DNA--[protein]-cysteine S-methyltransferase, producing MVYTCTYPSPLGNILLAADEVGLTGLWFEGQKYFANTLPKETVSQEIPVLIRAKKWLDVYFSGKEPDFTPALHPAGSTFRQAVWQILLQIPYGQTMTYGEIAKKMTQMHDAPHMSAQAVGGAVGHNEVSIIIPCHRVVGTNGSLTGYAGGMEKKVALLKLEHTDMSGFFVPKKGTAL from the coding sequence ATGGTCTATACATGTACATATCCGTCACCACTGGGCAATATTTTACTGGCGGCAGATGAGGTTGGACTGACCGGTTTATGGTTTGAGGGACAAAAATACTTTGCAAATACACTTCCAAAAGAAACGGTTTCACAGGAAATCCCGGTCCTGATTAGGGCTAAAAAATGGCTGGATGTTTATTTTTCCGGGAAAGAACCGGACTTTACCCCAGCGCTTCATCCTGCAGGTTCAACCTTTCGTCAGGCTGTGTGGCAGATTCTGCTGCAGATCCCTTATGGACAGACTATGACATATGGGGAGATTGCAAAAAAAATGACCCAGATGCATGATGCGCCCCATATGTCCGCCCAGGCTGTAGGCGGAGCAGTAGGACATAATGAAGTTTCCATTATCATTCCCTGTCATCGTGTTGTAGGGACAAATGGCAGTCTCACAGGATATGCAGGAGGAATGGAAAAGAAGGTCGCGCTGTTAAAACTGGAACATACAGATATGAGTGGTTTCTTTGTTCCAAAAAAGGGAACTGCGCTTTAA
- a CDS encoding ZIP family metal transporter, with amino-acid sequence MDILTGILIPFIGTTAGSACVFFLRGELKPGVQKAFLGFASGVMVAASVWSLLIPAMEMSEGLGKLAFLPAVCGFILGMAFLLFLDMVVPHLHMDTDQPEGAKSNWQKSTMLVLAVTLHNIPEGMAVGVAFAGMMAKSQSITLAGAMALSLGIAIQNFPEGAVISLPLKEAAGQKKAFIYGMLSGIVEPIGAGLMLLLAEKLEPFMPYFLSFAAGAMLYVVVEELVPEASEGEHSNIGTIGFAIGFALMMVLDVALG; translated from the coding sequence ATGGATATTTTAACAGGAATATTGATCCCTTTTATAGGAACTACAGCAGGCAGTGCCTGCGTGTTCTTTCTGCGGGGAGAATTAAAGCCCGGAGTGCAGAAAGCATTCCTGGGCTTTGCTTCAGGAGTTATGGTGGCTGCTTCTGTTTGGTCTCTTCTGATCCCGGCTATGGAAATGAGTGAAGGACTTGGGAAGCTGGCCTTTCTTCCGGCAGTATGTGGATTCATTTTAGGAATGGCATTTTTATTGTTTCTGGATATGGTAGTTCCACATCTTCATATGGACACAGACCAGCCGGAAGGCGCAAAAAGTAACTGGCAGAAAAGTACCATGCTGGTCCTTGCAGTGACCTTACATAACATACCGGAAGGAATGGCAGTTGGTGTGGCTTTTGCAGGTATGATGGCAAAAAGCCAGTCCATTACACTGGCAGGCGCCATGGCATTATCACTGGGTATTGCAATACAGAATTTCCCGGAAGGAGCAGTTATCTCTCTTCCTTTAAAAGAAGCGGCAGGGCAGAAAAAGGCTTTTATCTATGGTATGCTTTCCGGTATCGTAGAGCCAATTGGCGCCGGGCTTATGCTGTTGCTGGCAGAAAAACTGGAGCCGTTCATGCCATACTTTCTTTCCTTTGCAGCAGGGGCCATGCTTTATGTAGTAGTAGAAGAACTGGTGCCAGAAGCTTCTGAAGGAGAACATTCCAATATAGGCACCATTGGATTTGCAATCGGATTTGCGCTGATGATGGTGCTTGATGTGGCGTTGGGATGA
- a CDS encoding cytidylate kinase-like family protein translates to MSSKHYVITIERQYGSGGRITGMRLAEELGIHYYDEEILKMTSETSAIGEQYFRLADEKAGNNLLYRTVTNMKPELSAPVKDGHKLTSPENLFRFQSEVIRKLAESENCIIIGRCGNYVLQDQLDDVIRIFVYADTVTRVRRIMDVDKVDEEEALRRMRKIDKERTEYHKYFTGRNWMDMENYDLPINASRIDYDEMIILIKDYLKLRGMID, encoded by the coding sequence ATGAGCAGTAAACATTATGTGATCACAATCGAGCGTCAGTACGGAAGCGGCGGACGTATTACAGGTATGCGTCTTGCAGAGGAGCTGGGCATTCATTATTATGATGAAGAGATTTTGAAAATGACATCAGAGACCAGTGCTATTGGAGAGCAGTATTTCCGTCTGGCAGATGAAAAGGCAGGAAACAATTTATTATATCGTACTGTTACTAATATGAAGCCGGAGCTTTCTGCACCTGTAAAGGACGGACATAAGCTTACATCACCGGAAAACCTGTTCCGTTTCCAGTCTGAGGTTATCCGAAAACTGGCAGAGTCAGAAAACTGCATCATCATCGGACGATGCGGCAACTATGTGCTTCAGGATCAGTTAGATGACGTGATCCGCATTTTCGTATATGCAGATACCGTTACCAGAGTCCGCAGGATTATGGATGTAGATAAGGTTGATGAAGAAGAAGCACTGCGCCGCATGAGGAAGATTGATAAGGAGCGCACTGAATATCATAAGTATTTTACTGGCAGAAACTGGATGGATATGGAGAATTACGATCTTCCTATTAATGCCAGCCGCATTGATTATGATGAGATGATCATCCTGATCAAGGATTATCTGAAGCTTCGGGGAATGATCGACTGA
- a CDS encoding ABC transporter substrate-binding protein, whose product MKKSMAVLLTAAMGAALLTGCGSSSSTATTAATTTAAPASEAASSEAASSEAENNTEADGSYTIGIGQFAEHGSLDNCREGFLAGLAAEGIEEGKNLTVLYENSQADGGTSAQIANTFAGKDVDLMCGIATPMAQAEYSVAMKSDIPVIFTAVTDPVAAELANADGTPVGEITGTSDKLPVELQLKMIREILPEAKTIGIMYTTSEVNSESAIAEYKELAPNYDFEIVDSGISSSADIPLAADTLIGKVDCITNLTDNTVVASLPVILSKASAKNIPVFGSEIEQVKIGCLAAMGLDYVELGKQTGEMAAKVLKGEAKASELNFETIKDAAFYGNTKVAENLGITFPESLTGTAAELFDSIAE is encoded by the coding sequence ATGAAAAAATCTATGGCAGTTCTTTTAACCGCAGCAATGGGCGCAGCTTTATTAACAGGCTGCGGCAGTTCTTCTTCCACTGCTACTACAGCAGCAACTACCACAGCAGCCCCTGCATCTGAGGCAGCTTCTTCTGAGGCAGCTTCCAGCGAAGCAGAAAACAACACAGAAGCTGACGGCTCCTACACCATTGGTATTGGCCAGTTTGCTGAACACGGCTCTCTTGACAACTGCCGTGAAGGTTTCTTAGCTGGTCTTGCAGCAGAAGGCATCGAAGAAGGAAAGAATTTAACTGTTCTTTATGAAAATTCACAGGCAGACGGCGGTACTTCTGCACAGATTGCTAATACATTTGCAGGAAAGGACGTAGATTTAATGTGTGGTATTGCAACTCCTATGGCACAGGCTGAATACAGCGTGGCTATGAAGTCCGACATTCCTGTCATTTTCACAGCAGTTACGGATCCGGTTGCAGCTGAACTGGCAAACGCAGACGGAACCCCGGTTGGCGAGATCACAGGTACAAGCGATAAGCTTCCTGTAGAATTACAGTTAAAGATGATCCGTGAGATCTTACCTGAGGCAAAGACTATCGGTATCATGTACACCACCAGCGAAGTAAACTCTGAATCTGCCATTGCAGAATATAAGGAACTGGCTCCAAATTATGACTTTGAGATCGTAGACTCCGGTATCTCCTCTTCAGCAGATATCCCGCTGGCAGCAGATACTTTAATTGGAAAGGTTGACTGTATCACCAATCTGACTGATAATACAGTAGTAGCATCTCTTCCTGTTATCTTAAGCAAGGCTTCCGCAAAGAACATTCCTGTATTCGGAAGCGAGATCGAGCAGGTAAAGATCGGCTGCCTGGCTGCTATGGGTCTGGACTATGTAGAACTTGGCAAGCAGACCGGTGAAATGGCTGCAAAGGTATTAAAGGGCGAAGCAAAAGCAAGCGAATTAAACTTTGAGACCATTAAGGATGCTGCATTCTACGGCAACACCAAAGTAGCTGAAAACCTCGGCATCACTTTTCCTGAATCTTTAACAGGAACTGCTGCTGAGCTCTTTGACAGCATTGCAGAGTAA
- a CDS encoding ABC transporter permease produces the protein MTTIIFGILEEGLVYAIMALGVYITYKILDFPDLSVDGTFPLGAAVTAAGIANGLPFIGTISPVAALFISFAVGALAGCITGLIHVKLKVRDLLSGIIVMTALYSINLRITGKANLPIFSKETIFSNSFLSTHVPEAASPFIVTIILFVIVLVCKVLLDAYLQTRSGYLLRAVGDNDVLVTSLAKDKGLVKIVGLAIANGFAALAGSVYCQQKGFFEISIGTGTMVIGLANVIIGTQLLKRVGFIRSTTAVIIGSIVYKACVSIALLLNDLHIGGLDISIPVTASDLKLITSVLFLIILVVSPSGGKKVKSHA, from the coding sequence ATGACAACGATCATTTTCGGTATTCTGGAAGAAGGCCTTGTATATGCCATTATGGCCCTGGGCGTTTACATCACATATAAGATCCTGGATTTCCCGGATCTGTCTGTAGACGGCACCTTCCCTCTTGGCGCTGCTGTGACCGCAGCAGGTATTGCAAACGGGCTTCCTTTCATCGGTACCATTTCACCTGTAGCAGCATTATTCATTTCCTTTGCAGTGGGTGCCTTAGCCGGCTGTATCACCGGTCTCATCCACGTAAAGTTAAAGGTACGTGACCTGCTCTCCGGCATCATTGTCATGACGGCCCTCTATTCCATTAATTTAAGGATCACCGGAAAAGCAAACCTTCCTATATTTAGTAAGGAAACTATCTTTTCCAATTCCTTCCTTTCCACCCATGTACCGGAAGCTGCATCACCCTTTATCGTGACCATCATTCTTTTTGTCATCGTTTTGGTCTGCAAGGTGTTATTGGATGCCTACTTACAGACACGTTCCGGTTATCTGCTTCGTGCAGTTGGTGATAATGACGTACTTGTTACATCCCTTGCAAAAGATAAAGGTCTTGTAAAAATCGTAGGTCTTGCCATTGCAAACGGCTTTGCAGCACTTGCAGGAAGCGTTTACTGCCAGCAGAAGGGATTTTTTGAAATCTCCATAGGCACCGGCACCATGGTCATCGGCCTTGCAAATGTTATCATTGGAACCCAGCTGTTAAAGAGAGTCGGCTTTATCCGCTCTACTACTGCTGTTATCATTGGTTCCATTGTATACAAAGCTTGCGTTTCTATTGCGCTGCTGTTAAACGACCTGCACATTGGAGGGCTGGACATTTCCATTCCAGTCACTGCATCCGATCTGAAGCTGATCACTTCTGTATTATTCCTTATCATCCTTGTAGTAAGCCCTTCCGGCGGAAAGAAGGTAAAGAGCCATGCTTGA
- a CDS encoding ATP-binding cassette domain-containing protein, with protein sequence MLELKHIHKYYNAGTVNEMCLFNDFNLSIDDHQFVSVVGSNGSGKTSLLNIICGSIPLDDGRIIIGDEDITKMPEYKRQRRIGRVYQNPSMGTCPSMTIAENMALADNKGKAFNLRPGTNKQRLEFYRESLRSLGLGLEDKMDVKVGVLSGGQRQAMALLMSTMTPIEFLILDEHTAALDPKTAETIMELTDKVVREKNLTTIMVTHNLRFAVEYGNRLLMMHQGHAVIDKAGEEKEATTIDHILKKFNEISIECGN encoded by the coding sequence ATGCTTGAATTAAAACACATCCATAAATATTACAACGCAGGTACTGTCAATGAAATGTGCCTGTTTAATGATTTTAACTTATCCATTGATGATCATCAATTTGTATCTGTAGTAGGAAGCAATGGTTCCGGCAAAACTTCTCTTTTAAATATCATCTGTGGAAGTATTCCGCTGGATGACGGCCGTATTATCATCGGCGATGAAGACATTACCAAAATGCCTGAATATAAGCGCCAGCGCCGCATTGGCCGTGTTTACCAGAACCCGTCCATGGGAACCTGCCCTTCTATGACCATTGCGGAAAACATGGCTTTAGCAGACAATAAGGGCAAAGCCTTCAACCTCCGTCCCGGAACCAACAAACAGCGCCTGGAATTCTACCGTGAATCTCTCCGCTCTCTTGGCCTTGGACTGGAAGATAAAATGGATGTAAAAGTAGGTGTTCTCTCCGGCGGACAGCGCCAGGCAATGGCTCTTTTAATGTCCACCATGACTCCTATTGAGTTTCTGATCCTGGATGAACACACCGCTGCTCTGGACCCGAAAACAGCAGAAACCATTATGGAACTGACAGATAAAGTAGTCCGTGAAAAGAACCTGACTACGATCATGGTCACTCACAATCTCCGCTTTGCTGTGGAATATGGTAACAGACTTTTAATGATGCACCAGGGACATGCAGTGATCGATAAAGCAGGTGAAGAAAAGGAAGCTACTACTATTGATCATATCCTAAAGAAATTTAATGAGATCAGTATTGAGTGTGGAAACTAA
- a CDS encoding sugar kinase, translating into MGEIKGRTFDLLTLGQVLLRLSPPDNDRLSRGDTFVKQVGGAELNVAVGASLLGLRTGVISKLPSHDIGSFMKGKIRSFGVSDDFFMYDHSPSARVGIYYYENGAYPRKPKVIYDRVNSSFFTLDINEIPEEVYTAPKCFHTTGITLALSEKIRETAIEMIKRFKEAGTLVSFDVNFRGNLWSGDEARECIERILPYVDIFFCSEDTARLTFLKNGSAKEMMKSFTKEYPISIVASTQRIVHSPKRHTFGSVIYDAARDTFYEEEPYRDIEVVDRIGSGDAYISGALYGLLSSGGDCQKAVAFGNATAAVKNTIPGDLPSSNLDEIETIIKAHNQTGPQSEMAR; encoded by the coding sequence ATGGGTGAGATAAAAGGAAGAACTTTTGACCTGCTTACATTAGGACAGGTTCTTTTAAGACTGTCACCACCAGATAATGACCGTCTTTCCAGAGGAGATACCTTTGTAAAGCAGGTTGGCGGTGCAGAACTGAACGTAGCAGTAGGTGCATCTCTTTTAGGATTGCGTACAGGCGTTATCTCCAAGCTTCCGTCACATGATATCGGCAGCTTTATGAAAGGTAAGATCCGTTCATTTGGTGTCAGCGATGACTTTTTTATGTATGACCATTCTCCATCAGCCCGTGTGGGAATTTATTACTATGAAAACGGTGCATATCCGAGAAAACCAAAGGTTATTTATGACCGTGTGAACAGTTCCTTCTTTACTCTGGATATTAATGAGATCCCGGAGGAGGTATACACAGCTCCAAAATGTTTCCATACCACAGGTATTACTCTGGCGCTCAGTGAGAAGATCAGAGAGACTGCAATTGAGATGATCAAGCGTTTTAAGGAAGCAGGAACTCTTGTTTCTTTTGATGTAAACTTCCGTGGAAATCTGTGGAGTGGTGATGAAGCAAGAGAATGTATTGAGCGTATTCTTCCTTATGTAGATATTTTCTTCTGCTCAGAAGATACTGCACGACTGACCTTCTTAAAAAATGGCAGTGCGAAAGAGATGATGAAGAGCTTTACAAAAGAATATCCTATCTCTATAGTAGCTTCCACCCAGCGTATCGTACATAGCCCGAAACGCCATACATTCGGTTCTGTGATCTACGATGCTGCAAGAGACACATTCTATGAAGAAGAGCCATATCGTGATATCGAAGTAGTAGATCGTATCGGCAGTGGTGATGCCTATATTTCCGGCGCTCTTTATGGCTTGTTAAGCAGCGGTGGTGACTGCCAGAAGGCAGTTGCTTTCGGAAACGCTACCGCAGCTGTGAAAAACACTATTCCTGGCGATCTCCCATCCTCTAACCTGGATGAGATCGAGACCATTATCAAGGCCCATAACCAGACTGGACCACAGAGTGAGATGGCGAGATAG
- a CDS encoding sugar kinase, translating into MAKIVTMGEIMLRLSTPNNEKFIQADEFDVNYGGGEANVAVSLANYGHDVQFVTAVPANPIGECAVAALRKYNVGTKHIARSGERLGIYFLETGSAMRASNVVYDRAHSSISTATADEFNFDEIFADADWFHFTGITPAVSDAAIELTEAALKAAKAHGVTVSVDLNFRKKLWSSEKAQKVMTNLMQYVDVCIGNEEDAEKVLGFKPGNTDVTSGELELAGYVDIFNQMADKFGFKYIISSLRESHSASNNDWSACIMDGQTREFYHSRKYHIAPIVDRVGGGDSFAGGLICGLADGKDMKAALEFAVAASALKHTIPGDFNLVTRAEVETLAGGDGSGRVQR; encoded by the coding sequence ATGGCAAAGATTGTTACCATGGGCGAGATCATGTTAAGATTATCTACCCCAAATAATGAAAAATTTATCCAGGCAGATGAGTTTGATGTAAACTACGGCGGCGGCGAAGCTAACGTAGCAGTATCTTTAGCTAACTATGGTCATGATGTACAGTTTGTTACTGCAGTACCAGCTAACCCAATCGGTGAGTGTGCAGTAGCAGCTTTAAGAAAATACAATGTAGGAACAAAGCACATCGCAAGAAGCGGTGAGAGACTGGGAATCTACTTCTTAGAGACCGGTTCTGCAATGAGAGCTTCCAACGTAGTTTATGACCGTGCACACAGCTCTATCTCTACTGCAACTGCAGATGAGTTCAACTTCGATGAAATCTTTGCTGATGCTGACTGGTTCCACTTTACCGGTATTACTCCAGCTGTCAGCGATGCAGCTATCGAACTGACTGAAGCAGCTTTAAAGGCAGCTAAGGCTCACGGTGTAACTGTTTCTGTAGACTTAAACTTCCGTAAGAAACTGTGGTCTTCTGAAAAGGCTCAGAAGGTTATGACCAACCTGATGCAGTATGTTGATGTTTGCATCGGTAACGAAGAGGATGCAGAGAAGGTTCTTGGCTTCAAGCCAGGCAACACTGATGTTACTTCCGGAGAACTGGAATTAGCTGGATACGTTGATATCTTCAACCAGATGGCTGATAAGTTCGGATTCAAGTACATCATCAGCTCCTTACGTGAAAGCCACAGCGCTTCCAACAATGACTGGTCTGCTTGCATCATGGATGGACAGACCCGTGAATTCTATCATTCCAGAAAGTACCACATTGCTCCGATCGTTGACCGTGTAGGCGGCGGCGACTCCTTCGCAGGTGGTCTGATCTGTGGTCTGGCTGATGGCAAGGATATGAAGGCAGCTCTGGAATTTGCAGTAGCAGCTTCCGCATTAAAGCACACAATCCCTGGCGACTTCAACCTGGTAACCCGTGCAGAAGTTGAGACTTTAGCAGGTGGCGATGGCTCAGGTCGTGTACAGAGATAA
- a CDS encoding bifunctional 2-keto-4-hydroxyglutarate aldolase/2-keto-3-deoxy-6-phosphogluconate aldolase, with product MKKEHVLARLKEDCLVAVIRAKNYEQGEKVVDAVIAGGINFIELTMTMDDGDPVGFIKKMADKYKDNDKIVIGAGTVLDPETARACILAGANYIVSPGLNVETIKLCNRYRVPMLPGVMTPSEAITAMEAGCDVIKIFPGNIVGPAAISSFKGPLPQGEFMPSGGVDVDNVDKWIHAGAYAVGTGSSLTKGAKTGDFAAVTAKAQEFVKAVEAARA from the coding sequence ATGAAAAAAGAACATGTTTTAGCAAGACTGAAAGAAGACTGCCTGGTTGCTGTAATCCGTGCAAAGAATTATGAGCAGGGTGAGAAGGTGGTAGATGCTGTTATCGCAGGTGGCATCAACTTTATCGAGCTGACCATGACCATGGATGACGGAGATCCAGTAGGCTTCATCAAGAAGATGGCTGACAAGTATAAAGACAATGACAAGATCGTGATCGGTGCTGGTACCGTTCTGGATCCAGAGACTGCAAGAGCTTGCATTTTAGCAGGTGCTAACTACATCGTAAGCCCAGGCTTAAATGTAGAGACCATCAAGCTTTGCAACCGTTACAGAGTACCAATGCTGCCAGGCGTTATGACCCCAAGCGAAGCTATTACCGCTATGGAAGCTGGATGCGATGTAATCAAGATCTTCCCAGGAAATATCGTAGGACCTGCAGCTATCAGCTCTTTCAAGGGACCTCTTCCACAGGGTGAGTTTATGCCATCCGGCGGTGTTGACGTAGATAACGTTGATAAGTGGATCCATGCTGGTGCATACGCAGTTGGTACCGGAAGCAGCCTTACAAAGGGCGCTAAGACCGGTGACTTCGCAGCTGTAACTGCAAAGGCTCAGGAATTTGTTAAGGCTGTAGAAGCAGCAAGAGCATAA
- a CDS encoding IclR family transcriptional regulator, translated as MKLNRTTLRTVDILKMVSKKPDGITLDEICEKLELPKTSAYDIITTLAHTGMVHVVKGQKQRYTIGLTAYRVGINYTNNLDFIGTIDPVLKAFAKEMGKTVFFGVRSDDSIVYICKFEPENPIITTATVGTKNPLYCTSLGKAIMANMEQEERDALADRINFRPHTRRTIQDKVHFLEELERVKEIGYAVDARELEEHMECVGAPVFGPDGNVIGAISMSSLYKPTEDYDALGRLVSEKAKLLSRLLGFLGK; from the coding sequence TGAAAATGGTTTCCAAAAAGCCGGACGGCATTACACTGGATGAGATCTGCGAGAAGTTAGAGCTTCCAAAGACCAGTGCTTATGATATTATCACAACACTGGCACATACGGGTATGGTCCATGTGGTAAAAGGGCAGAAGCAGCGTTATACCATTGGACTGACTGCTTATCGTGTAGGAATTAATTATACAAATAATCTGGATTTTATCGGCACAATAGATCCTGTATTAAAAGCATTTGCAAAAGAGATGGGAAAGACGGTATTCTTTGGAGTGCGTTCAGATGATTCCATTGTTTATATCTGTAAATTTGAGCCGGAAAATCCTATTATCACAACAGCAACTGTTGGAACCAAGAATCCGTTGTACTGCACCTCTCTTGGAAAGGCTATTATGGCAAATATGGAACAGGAAGAGAGGGATGCCCTGGCAGACCGGATCAACTTCCGTCCCCATACCAGGCGTACCATACAGGATAAAGTTCATTTCCTGGAGGAGTTAGAGCGGGTAAAGGAAATTGGTTATGCCGTTGATGCAAGGGAGTTAGAAGAGCATATGGAGTGCGTGGGAGCCCCGGTATTTGGCCCTGATGGCAATGTGATAGGAGCCATCAGCATGTCCAGTCTTTATAAGCCTACAGAGGATTATGATGCTCTTGGACGCCTGGTTTCTGAAAAGGCAAAACTGCTTTCAAGGCTTTTGGGATTTTTAGGCAAATAA